The genome window atcataaaagtactatgtatggtaagattgagcgtgaacattggatgtcaccatggttatagttacggtacatatataaaatctacagtacgatttgagatttgttacgtgacgagcggtgtgtttaagactagtttacatgcgctcattttaatatgtagttatttaacgaagttctattgtgctagcatggtttcgagaacacaccaaatttccatgagtctattccgggcacacctcgtcttttatcggtgtgctctcaatctaaattcatcttataactttggtttcttagttgcaattacctttgtactccaaataattacaggtatcactttagcgttccgatatacttctgaagcatcttgtgcatttgctagtgttcaacatctagttagagaggtagcagcaggatgggaatttaggatgttgcatgcaacaactgcttctttcgtcttcttgtgtatcttaatacacatgtctcgaggtatgtataactccagctatagttatttaactactgcttggatgtctggtttagttttatatctacttactatagccactgctttcctcggttatgtactaccatggggacagatgagtttctggggtgctacagtcattactaatctcctttctccaataccatatttagtaccttggttactcggtggatactatgtatctgatgtaacattaaaacgattctttgtattgcactttatattaccttttgtaggttgcattctaattgtattacacatcttctatttacatttaaatggttctagtaaccctgcaggtattgattccgcacttaaagtagccttctatcctcatatgttaatgaccgatgctaaatgtctatcctatctaattggtttaattttcttacaaacggcttttggtttgattgaattatcgcacccagataactccataccagtgaaccggtttgtaactccgcttcatatcgtacctgaatggtactttttagcatattatgcggtgttaaaagtaatcccatccaaaaccggtggtttgttagtatttatgtcctct of Besnoitia besnoiti strain Bb-Ger1 chromosome Unknown contig00158, whole genome shotgun sequence contains these proteins:
- a CDS encoding cytochrome b (encoded by transcript BESB_029700), which gives rise to MSLFRAHLVFYRCALNLNSSYNFGFLVAITFVLQIITGITLAFRYTSEASCAFASVQHLVREVAAGWEFRMLHATTASFVFLCILIHMSRGMYNSSYSYLTTAWMSGLVLYLLTIATAFLGYVLPWGQMSFWGATVITNLLSPIPYLVPWLLGGYYVSDVTLKRFFVLHFILPFVGCILIVLHIFYLHLNGSSNPAGIDSALKVAFYPHMLMTDAKCLSYLIGLIFLQTAFGLIELSHPDNSIPVNRFVTPLHIVPEWYFLAYYAVLKVIPSKTGGLLVFMSSLINLALLSEIRALNTRMLIRQHFMTRNVVSGWVIIWVYSMIFLIIIGSAIPQATYILYGRLATIVYLTTGLVLCLY